TGGTCAGGGATGTTGCCTTGTTCATATCGCCGGTCGATGTCGGCCGGCAGGAACGCAATGCGGGCCCCGTTCTGTTCGCGAACCAGAAGCCCCGGTATCCCCGAACGCGGATGCCGCAACCACGAGTTCTCCGGAGGCATAATGGGGAACTCCGGAACCAATGTCAGGAGCACGGTTGTTCCAGGCGCAGGCTTTACCTCTGGGAGCACGCCGCCAAAAGTCAGGATGTTGGTTTCTTCGAAGCCTCGCAGCGCCGGATGACGGACTGCTGACTTAGCCGGCTCGTCGCCGTGGCGCGGCCCATCGACATCCTGCCCTACATCTGGGGTGAGCCGAAGATACGTATGCTGAAGAGTCGCGGGGTTATGCGGACCATAGCGCTTGCCCGTGTAGTTCGCGCCAAAGACATCGGCCAGGGCAAAGTCTTGTTTCGCATCGCCGTACTCGTCATAGAGGCTGGTTTCATCAGTCGCGATCAGCGAACCACCCTTGCTGACGAAACGCCGCACGGCTTCGACCTGAGAGTTGGTCATCGCCGCCAGATTGGGCAGCACCAGCACGGAAAATTTGGCTGCGTCGCGATCGATGTGATCGGCGTGGACGGGAAGATACGGTATGCGGGCCCGAAGGAGCGCCTCGGTTACGCCGTTATACGGAGCCAACGCCAGCAGGTTGCCGTCGTCCCGGCCATACCACTCAAAGTTGCGCTGAGAATAAACCACACCGACGGTAGCGACCGGCTCACGGTGAATCATGTACTGCTGATTCGCAGCATACCAGCGGAAGAAGGGCTCGACGACGTGGAATTGACGCCGGTCCTCCTGGTAGGCTCCCACGTGATGCCACCACGGTTGAATAGTCCCCGCAGCGGCTTCAACCATCCACATCTGCACTTCCGCAGCCGGGCGTGCAGCCTTGCGCGGCCCGTAGGTTGCCATGCTCTCGGGCGCGAGCTTATCCCAGCCGCCAAGCCCATGAACGCGCTTGCCCGTGTCGCCGTTCTCCTGAAAGCCTCCGTTGGCGGCTCTTGCCTGATGGTCCAGCATGATGATGTCGGCGCGCTCGCAGAGTTCTTTCATGTCCCGGAAAGTTGCCGCGTCCTGCACGAAATTTCCGCTGAGCATGCCGCTCCAGATGCACTCCGGGCCGCCCGCTTCCCGGGTCGTGCGATTAAAGAGATCCCATATCTCCAGTCGCCGCTTATGACTCCATTCAATCCACTGCCGGTAGGTCGGATCGTCCCAGTCTTTCTTGGTGGGCAGATCCTTTCCACCGGATTGCTTGAACTTTTTCTTGCAGTTCACGCAGTAGCACATGCTGTCGCGGCCCTGGCCGGCCCAGTGGTTATCGGTGAATCCCTCGGGCCTCTCATGGGCGGCTATTTCGCGTAAAATCCTGGGAATATATTCTTCGTAATACGGGCCGTTGATGCACGTGGTGTAGAGGACGATATCATCGCGCTCCGGCCCGGGTGCATCGCCTCCACCACGCCTGACGCGGCCGTCGGCTTCTGCAACACCGGTTCGATAAGGTTCGCCGTCGGCATTCACGGCGAACCAATCCGGATGCGCCTTATAGAACGGCTCGAAGGCGCTGCCGCAATCCATGCGTGCGAAGACTTTGAGCCCGTCCGCATGAGCTGCGCGGGTGAGGTCGCCGTAGAGATCCTGACCGTTCAGGAACTGAGCCTGATGGTGAAGCGGTTCTTTCGTCGGATAAAAGGCGATAATGCCACCGGCATTGATGACCAATCCCTGCGTCTGCGCGCGCCTCCAATAACTGCG
This portion of the Acidicapsa acidisoli genome encodes:
- a CDS encoding twin-arginine translocation signal domain-containing protein, with the translated sequence MQKNGEIESRRDFLKAAAVLPVAMSLGGFTRSEASAQAAPVGAEKSAAPWYRTTCRWGQINLNELDPQHFDMDWWRSYWRRAQTQGLVINAGGIIAFYPTKEPLHHQAQFLNGQDLYGDLTRAAHADGLKVFARMDCGSAFEPFYKAHPDWFAVNADGEPYRTGVAEADGRVRRGGGDAPGPERDDIVLYTTCINGPYYEEYIPRILREIAAHERPEGFTDNHWAGQGRDSMCYCVNCKKKFKQSGGKDLPTKKDWDDPTYRQWIEWSHKRRLEIWDLFNRTTREAGGPECIWSGMLSGNFVQDAATFRDMKELCERADIIMLDHQARAANGGFQENGDTGKRVHGLGGWDKLAPESMATYGPRKAARPAAEVQMWMVEAAAGTIQPWWHHVGAYQEDRRQFHVVEPFFRWYAANQQYMIHREPVATVGVVYSQRNFEWYGRDDGNLLALAPYNGVTEALLRARIPYLPVHADHIDRDAAKFSVLVLPNLAAMTNSQVEAVRRFVSKGGSLIATDETSLYDEYGDAKQDFALADVFGANYTGKRYGPHNPATLQHTYLRLTPDVGQDVDGPRHGDEPAKSAVRHPALRGFEETNILTFGGVLPEVKPAPGTTVLLTLVPEFPIMPPENSWLRHPRSGIPGLLVREQNGARIAFLPADIDRRYEQGNIPDHGDLLANLVRWAAKDDVSLEVKGPGLIDCHLYRQQNRLILHLVNLTSAGTWRAPVDELIPVGPLTVRLKLPEGVAGNKLTLTASKENATHVRREGGWAQFEVRSILDHEVAVLE